A single Uloborus diversus isolate 005 chromosome 7, Udiv.v.3.1, whole genome shotgun sequence DNA region contains:
- the LOC129226110 gene encoding zinc finger protein 532-like isoform X2 produces the protein MQLTYYFWTSDGPLRAHLKKEHGVNVSPDKTLTENNNTNEPPRKKPRVEGSMCAKCDYSSANREEFKKHIQTHKSNKSTFQCQECGCCFVVEPSLAMHLKIVHKITDPKKYIAEEGTNFAPDLQNPTEVTSRNALECSVCYTTFPSESSLKIHMRSHGMAFIQTKTAFSL, from the exons atgcaacttacctattatttttgga ctAGTGACGGTCCTCTTCGAGCTCACTTAAAGAAGGAACATGGTGTAAACGTCTCCCCTGATAAAACCTTAACAGAAAATAACAATACAAATGAACCTCCAAGAAAAAAACCTCGTGTTGAAGGAAGTATGTGTGCCAAGTGTGACTATAGTTCTGCTAATAGAGAGGAATTTAAAAAGCATATTCAAACTCATAAAAGCAACAAAAGCACATTTCAGTGTCAAGAATGTGGATGTTGTTTTGTTGTGGAACCTTCTTTGGCTATGCACTTAAAAATTGTTCATAAAATAACTGATCCTAAAAAGTACATCGCTGAAGAGGGAACGAATTTTGCTCCAGATTTGCAAAATCCGACAGAAGTTACTTCACGAAATGCATTAGAATGTAGTGTTTGTTACACTACGTTTCCCAGCGAGTCATCCCTGAAGATACACATGAGAAGTCATGGTATGGCATTTATTCAaactaaaactgcattttctcTTTAA